GCCAGCTCGAGGGTGTCGACGGCGGCGGCCGCCGCGCGCAGCCGCGGTGGCGAGAGGGAGATGAGGAGGTCGCGGACGGTGCTCTCGTCGCGGATCGAGCCGATGAACTGGCGCATGACGCCGAGGCCACCGCTGCGCGACACCGTGCCGCTGGTCGGCTGCAGGTCGCCGGCGATGATCCGCAGCAGCGTCGTCTTGCCCGAGCCGTTTGGTCCGACGAGCGCGACGACGGCGCCCTCCGCCACCCGGAACGAGACGTCGTCCAGCAGCACGCGGCCGTCCGGCAGGTGGTAGCCGACGGCCGACAGGTCGACGTGCCCCATGGCGGCCGCCTCCGATCCTCGAGTGGTCAGGACCCTAGGGTGCTACGAACCCGCCCCCGTCTGACAACTGAGTTGTCGGCGAGGGTCAGGCGGCGAGCAGCATGGCCAGCGCCGCGGTGTCGGCGTTGCTCTGCGGGTTGATGCCGTTGCGGCTCACCAGCTGGGTGATCGTGCCGTCGACGTCGGCCTCCACCCAGGCGGCGCGGTGGTCCAGGCCGAGGTGCGGCAGGCCCGGGAGGAACACGCAGCCCGAGGCCACGTCGTACTCCGGCACCGAGCCCAGGGTGCTGGACGGCGGGTGCAGCACCAGCAGCCCGGGTGGCTGGGCGGCGGCGAACAGCCCCGGCCGCAGCGGGTGGTCCCCGATCAGCTGCCCCTCGGCGACGACGAGCCCGACGGCCCCCGCCTGCGGCTGCTCGGGCAGCTCCTCGCGGACCCGGAAGACGGTGCTGACCGGCACCAGCCCCGGCACGGCCGCCATCTGCACCGCGAGGACCAGGAACTTGGCCCACTCCACGGTGTCCTGCGGCCAGCGGCCGCTCAGCAGGAACCCGTAGAGGACCCCGTCCGACTGCAGCGGTGCGACCTCGATCGAGGACGGGCGACCCTCCATGACGACCTCCAGCTCAGCGCAGCGGCTCGCCTCCCCGGAGGTTGCGTCGGCGCAGCGCCCGAGCGGGCTGGCTCCATCGTCAGCAGTCCGGGGCTGGCAGACAAGAGGGGTCGAGTGCCAGCAGCCCTGAGGTCGCTGGTGCGGATGGGGCGGCTGTGACGCAGATCACGGGCTGGCGGCGACCAGCGGCAGCTCGACGACCGCTTGGAGCGCCCACGGCGGCGGGGCGTCCTCCAGCCGGACGGTGCCGCCGGCCCGGGCGGCCAGCTCGCGGGCGATCGGCAGCCCCAGCCCGGTGCCGCCGACGTCGCGGCTGCGGGCGTCGTCGCGGCGGGTGAAGCGCTCGAACACCCGCTCGCGCTCCTCGGGGGGCAGGCCGGGGCCGTCGTCGCGGACGAGGAGGCGGGCCTGCCCGGCCTCGGCGCGGGCGCTGAGCTCGACGGCAGAGCCCGCGTGCCGCACCGCGTTGTCCACCAGGTTCTGGACGGCTCTGCGGAGCTCCTCGGGGTCGGCCAGCACGGTCACGGGCGGCCCGGGCCGGACGGTGACCGGGACCCGGGCCGGCGTGCGCGCC
The window above is part of the Friedmanniella luteola genome. Proteins encoded here:
- a CDS encoding peptidase, which encodes MEGRPSSIEVAPLQSDGVLYGFLLSGRWPQDTVEWAKFLVLAVQMAAVPGLVPVSTVFRVREELPEQPQAGAVGLVVAEGQLIGDHPLRPGLFAAAQPPGLLVLHPPSSTLGSVPEYDVASGCVFLPGLPHLGLDHRAAWVEADVDGTITQLVSRNGINPQSNADTAALAMLLAA